One Qiania dongpingensis genomic window carries:
- a CDS encoding TetR/AcrR family transcriptional regulator, with protein MRRNSKKVSPMSNEGRNAYVIKHLTDAFLSLLAEKPLEDISISELVDTAGVGRASFYRNYERKEDILRSHLDTLFREWTDEWEEKDGAPLSEQVCTMIAHFEKHRSFYQLLNERGLIYMLKDAIIGICGPKPEYEKTQAYATAFVAYSLYGWIDVWFQRGMLETADEIAELFKAQEL; from the coding sequence ATGAGACGAAACAGTAAAAAAGTATCACCGATGAGCAACGAGGGACGAAATGCGTATGTTATAAAACATTTGACGGACGCCTTTCTTTCACTGCTTGCCGAGAAGCCACTGGAAGATATTTCTATCAGCGAATTGGTTGATACAGCAGGGGTTGGAAGAGCCTCTTTCTACCGCAATTACGAACGTAAAGAAGATATTCTGAGATCACATTTAGACACTCTATTCCGTGAGTGGACGGATGAATGGGAAGAAAAAGACGGTGCGCCCTTAAGTGAACAAGTGTGTACAATGATTGCTCATTTTGAAAAGCACCGTTCCTTTTACCAGCTTTTGAATGAAAGAGGTCTTATCTATATGTTGAAAGATGCTATTATTGGTATTTGCGGACCCAAACCAGAGTATGAAAAGACCCAAGCCTATGCTACGGCATTTGTTGCTTATTCTCTGTATGGCTGGATTGACGTATGGTTTCAAAGGGGGATGCTGGAAACTGCTGATGAAATTGCCGAACTGTTTAAGGCACAGGAGCTTTAG
- a CDS encoding ABC transporter ATP-binding protein, which translates to MKKLLVYLKDYKKESILGPFFKLLEASFELLVPLVMAAVIDTGIANRDSGYVIRMCLIMVGLGIVGLASSVTAQYFAAKAAVGFATGVRRALFSHIQGLSYTEMDTLGTSTMITRMTSDVNQAQSGVNMTLRLFLRSPFIVFGAMFMAFTINAKAAMVFVVTIPLLSVVVFGIMLATIPLYRKVQAGLDKVLGTTRENLTGVRVLRAFNKEEEERARFSERNESLTKMQIFAGRISALMNPVTYVIINGAVVVLIWTGAIQVDNGIITQGEVVALVNYMSQILVELIKLANLIITITKALACANRISAVLDTGSSMESPRLEEWLRTGKEEKAGFERGTVEFDHASLIYKNAGAESLTNIHFRAERGQTIGIIGGTGSGKSSLVNLIPRFYDVSGGEVLVDGVDVREYPIEVLRSKIGVVPQKAVLFRGSIRDNLRWGKKDATDSEMWEALELSQAKEFVEKKEDGLDVHIAQGGKNLSGGQRQRLTIARALVKKPEILILDDSASALDFATDAKLRGAIRAMKERLTVFIVSQRASSIQYADQIVVLDDGEVAGIGTHKSLLESCPVYQEIYYSQFPKEDRQNG; encoded by the coding sequence ATGAAAAAGCTTCTCGTTTATCTGAAGGATTATAAAAAGGAGAGCATCCTGGGTCCGTTTTTTAAACTCCTGGAAGCATCCTTTGAGCTGCTGGTTCCGCTTGTAATGGCGGCTGTGATTGACACCGGCATTGCCAACCGGGATTCCGGATATGTGATCCGTATGTGCCTCATTATGGTTGGACTGGGAATCGTCGGGCTTGCCAGCTCGGTCACAGCCCAGTACTTCGCGGCAAAGGCGGCGGTGGGATTTGCCACAGGGGTGCGCCGCGCGCTGTTTTCCCATATTCAGGGGCTGTCATATACGGAAATGGATACGCTTGGTACATCGACGATGATCACCAGGATGACGAGTGACGTCAATCAGGCCCAGTCGGGTGTCAATATGACGCTGCGCCTGTTCCTTCGCTCTCCGTTCATCGTATTTGGAGCCATGTTCATGGCATTTACCATCAATGCGAAAGCGGCCATGGTCTTCGTGGTCACGATTCCTCTTCTGTCGGTGGTAGTGTTCGGCATTATGCTGGCCACAATCCCACTGTACCGCAAGGTACAAGCGGGACTTGATAAGGTGCTGGGAACTACCAGGGAGAACTTGACCGGTGTGCGTGTGCTGCGGGCGTTTAATAAGGAAGAGGAAGAACGGGCGCGTTTTTCTGAGCGGAACGAATCTCTGACCAAGATGCAGATTTTTGCTGGGAGGATATCTGCTCTCATGAATCCTGTCACATATGTGATCATCAACGGCGCGGTGGTGGTACTCATCTGGACGGGAGCCATACAGGTGGACAACGGGATCATCACGCAGGGCGAAGTCGTGGCGCTTGTGAATTATATGTCTCAGATACTGGTGGAGCTCATCAAGCTTGCAAACCTGATCATCACTATCACGAAAGCTCTGGCCTGCGCCAACCGGATCTCCGCCGTTCTGGATACGGGATCCAGCATGGAGAGCCCCAGGCTGGAGGAATGGCTTCGTACCGGTAAAGAGGAAAAAGCCGGTTTTGAGCGGGGTACAGTGGAATTCGATCATGCCTCTCTTATTTATAAAAATGCCGGTGCAGAGTCGCTCACTAATATCCATTTCCGCGCGGAACGGGGGCAGACCATCGGAATCATCGGGGGGACCGGTTCCGGGAAGTCTTCCCTGGTAAACTTGATCCCGCGATTCTACGATGTAAGCGGCGGCGAAGTGCTGGTGGACGGCGTGGATGTGAGGGAATATCCAATCGAAGTGCTGAGGAGTAAGATAGGAGTAGTGCCTCAGAAAGCAGTATTATTTCGCGGAAGCATACGGGACAATCTGCGGTGGGGCAAAAAGGACGCGACGGACAGCGAGATGTGGGAAGCGCTGGAGCTCTCCCAGGCGAAGGAATTTGTGGAAAAGAAAGAGGATGGACTGGATGTTCACATAGCCCAGGGAGGAAAAAATCTTTCAGGCGGTCAACGGCAGCGCCTGACGATCGCCAGGGCGCTGGTGAAAAAGCCGGAGATCTTGATCCTTGACGACAGCGCTTCCGCTCTGGATTTTGCCACAGACGCAAAGCTGCGGGGAGCCATTCGGGCTATGAAGGAAAGGCTTACCGTGTTTATCGTTTCTCAGAGAGCTTCTTCCATCCAGTATGCGGATCAGATTGTGGTATTGGACGATGGGGAAGTGGCCGGCATCGGCACCCACAAAAGCCTTTTGGAAAGCTGCCCGGTATATCAGGAAATTTATTATTCTCAGTTTCCGAAGGAGGACAGACAGAATGGATGA
- a CDS encoding NAD(P)/FAD-dependent oxidoreductase produces MMKYDVVIIGAGPAGIFTALEMLRKGSSKKILMVEQGRPVEKRKCPKGEAGRCIGCEPCSITTGFSGAGAFSDGKLSLSCEVGGDLPELIGEEFAQETIDYADSIYLEFGADKKVEGVGQGEKIKGIRKRAIQAGLKLVDCPIRHLGTEKAQALYRSIEEYLLEHGVEIWFGHRCEDIRIEDNVCRSVLLKKNGAQDEGEYVDADSIVLATGRRGADWLEGICFKYGIAHKPGTVDIGVRVEVRNEIMEDVNNVLYESKLIGYPKPFKNKVRTFCQNPGGFVSQENYEGNLAVVNGHSFKELKSGNTNLAILCSHNFAEPFSQPIAYARKMGELTNMLGDGHILVQRYGDILDGKRTWQKELSRSNVKPTLPDAVAGDITSAMPYRAMTNIINFIQAVDMVVPGFASTETLLYSPEIKFYSNRVKMDKELTTSVQNLFCLGDSSGWTRGLMMASAMGILLGRRLA; encoded by the coding sequence ATGATGAAGTATGATGTAGTGATTATCGGCGCGGGGCCGGCCGGAATTTTTACGGCCTTGGAGATGCTCAGAAAGGGCAGCAGTAAGAAGATTTTGATGGTGGAGCAGGGTCGGCCGGTGGAAAAGCGGAAATGTCCTAAGGGAGAGGCCGGCCGGTGTATCGGCTGCGAGCCCTGCAGCATTACGACGGGGTTTTCCGGAGCCGGAGCTTTTTCCGACGGAAAGCTTTCTTTGAGCTGTGAGGTAGGCGGAGATCTGCCGGAGCTCATCGGAGAAGAATTCGCCCAGGAAACCATAGATTATGCAGACAGCATTTATCTGGAGTTCGGAGCGGACAAAAAGGTCGAGGGGGTCGGCCAGGGAGAAAAGATTAAAGGAATCCGGAAGAGGGCAATACAGGCAGGGCTAAAACTGGTCGACTGTCCAATCCGTCATTTGGGCACGGAAAAAGCTCAGGCCCTTTATCGGTCCATAGAAGAATATCTGCTGGAGCACGGCGTGGAAATATGGTTTGGTCACCGGTGCGAGGACATCCGGATAGAAGACAATGTCTGCCGCAGCGTCCTGCTTAAAAAGAATGGAGCGCAGGATGAGGGAGAATATGTGGATGCGGACAGCATCGTTCTCGCAACCGGCCGGCGGGGAGCCGACTGGCTGGAGGGAATCTGCTTCAAATATGGAATTGCCCATAAGCCGGGCACCGTGGATATCGGAGTTCGGGTAGAGGTGCGGAATGAAATCATGGAGGATGTCAACAATGTGCTGTATGAATCCAAGCTGATCGGTTATCCGAAGCCTTTTAAGAATAAGGTCCGTACCTTCTGCCAGAATCCCGGCGGCTTTGTCAGCCAGGAAAACTATGAAGGCAATTTAGCGGTGGTGAATGGACACTCCTTCAAGGAACTCAAATCAGGCAACACGAATCTGGCCATTCTGTGTTCCCATAATTTTGCGGAACCGTTCAGCCAGCCCATCGCCTATGCCAGAAAAATGGGAGAGCTCACCAATATGCTGGGAGACGGCCATATCCTGGTACAGCGTTATGGGGATATCCTGGATGGAAAGCGGACCTGGCAGAAGGAATTGTCTCGCTCCAACGTAAAGCCCACACTTCCCGACGCGGTGGCGGGAGATATTACGTCCGCTATGCCGTACCGGGCTATGACGAATATCATAAACTTTATTCAGGCCGTGGACATGGTAGTGCCGGGCTTCGCCAGTACCGAGACTCTGCTCTATTCTCCGGAGATTAAATTCTACAGCAACCGGGTAAAGATGGATAAAGAGCTCACTACCAGCGTACAGAACCTGTTCTGCCTGGGAGACTCCAGCGGATGGACCAGAGGGCTTATGATGGCCTCCGCCATGGGAATCCTTTTGGGACGCCGGCTGGCGTGA
- a CDS encoding alpha/beta hydrolase, with translation MREGVKKDMKSGAFVFLCIVIFIVTFVASIVIKISYKSPEIKKYSVQWSDEIGTVQTDLIYGEKPANKFDLYLPADNSKESYGLVVYLHAGGFTSGDKTDDREILQWLCSKGYVAAGINYTLRDDAHPEANVLSQSNEIKASIPIVAEEANKYGYNIDRMAAAGGSAGGCLALIYAYRDASSSPIPVKMAFEGVGPTSFYPEDWKCYGFDQNKNAAAAMFSVMTGKDINPEMFGTAEYDALVKDTSALLWVDENTVPTVMAYGLHDKFQPYEASVRLDKALKENGVPHEYIVLPHSGHGLQNDNKLYAEYMAKVEEYLHKYMGK, from the coding sequence ATGAGAGAGGGTGTAAAAAAAGATATGAAATCAGGAGCGTTTGTTTTTCTGTGTATCGTGATTTTTATCGTTACATTTGTAGCATCCATAGTAATTAAAATAAGCTATAAATCTCCCGAGATAAAGAAATATTCAGTACAATGGAGCGATGAGATTGGAACAGTCCAAACAGACCTTATATACGGAGAGAAACCGGCAAATAAATTCGACTTATATCTCCCGGCGGACAACAGCAAGGAAAGCTACGGTTTAGTTGTGTATCTGCACGCAGGCGGATTTACAAGCGGTGATAAAACAGACGATAGAGAAATATTACAATGGCTCTGTTCCAAAGGTTATGTCGCAGCGGGAATTAACTATACCTTGCGTGACGACGCTCATCCCGAAGCGAATGTTCTTTCTCAGTCGAACGAAATAAAAGCAAGTATTCCAATTGTGGCAGAGGAAGCAAATAAGTACGGATACAATATTGACCGTATGGCTGCGGCAGGCGGTTCGGCAGGCGGATGTCTTGCGCTGATCTACGCTTACCGTGATGCCTCCTCTTCTCCCATACCTGTAAAGATGGCATTTGAGGGAGTAGGACCAACCTCTTTCTATCCGGAAGATTGGAAATGCTATGGTTTCGACCAGAACAAGAATGCTGCGGCAGCAATGTTCAGCGTAATGACAGGCAAAGATATCAACCCCGAAATGTTCGGTACAGCAGAATATGACGCACTCGTCAAAGATACTTCAGCCCTTTTATGGGTGGATGAGAATACTGTTCCCACCGTAATGGCATACGGTCTGCACGACAAATTCCAGCCTTATGAAGCCTCTGTTCGTCTTGATAAAGCCTTAAAAGAAAATGGTGTGCCGCATGAATATATCGTCCTTCCCCATTCGGGTCACGGTCTGCAAAATGACAATAAGTTGTATGCCGAATATATGGCGAAGGTCGAAGAATATTTGCACAAGTATATGGGTAAATAA
- a CDS encoding LysR family transcriptional regulator produces MDFKQLTYFITVVNEGTISAAAKKLHMTQPPLSTQLRLLEDEVGCLLFERGPRSIQLTDAGRMMYSRASTLLHMSSLMKDELQEYRHGSHGTLRLGIVSSVGSTLFCQWFREFHESHPDIRFEISEADTYQLLEKLRGGLIELAIVRTPFPAGDFHCIPLKKEPILAAGHRSFLEQISSDKITLQELSRLPLILYRRWEGILEEAFHSADLELSPFCKNDDARTTAFWTDAGLGVGILPASTMTLFRHEDIIWKQIDDERLTSSISVIRSKNAYLSAIARIFIEYLQSWSEQE; encoded by the coding sequence ATGGATTTTAAACAATTGACTTATTTCATTACCGTGGTCAACGAGGGGACCATCTCCGCCGCGGCCAAAAAGCTTCACATGACACAGCCGCCTCTCAGTACTCAGCTCCGTCTTCTGGAAGATGAGGTCGGCTGTCTGCTCTTCGAACGCGGCCCCCGCTCCATCCAATTGACCGACGCCGGCCGTATGATGTACAGCCGCGCCTCCACTCTGCTCCATATGTCATCCCTGATGAAGGATGAGCTGCAGGAATACAGACACGGCTCCCACGGTACCCTGCGCCTGGGCATCGTCTCCTCTGTGGGCAGCACGCTTTTTTGTCAATGGTTCCGCGAATTTCATGAAAGCCATCCTGATATCCGATTTGAAATTTCAGAAGCCGACACGTATCAGCTTCTGGAAAAGCTCCGCGGGGGCCTCATTGAACTGGCCATTGTGAGGACGCCTTTTCCTGCAGGTGATTTTCATTGCATCCCTCTCAAGAAAGAGCCCATTCTGGCAGCCGGGCACCGCAGTTTTCTCGAACAGATATCCTCTGACAAGATCACCCTGCAGGAATTATCCCGCCTGCCGCTGATTCTCTACCGCCGGTGGGAGGGCATCCTGGAAGAAGCGTTTCATTCCGCCGACCTGGAGCTGTCCCCCTTCTGTAAAAATGACGATGCCAGAACTACCGCGTTCTGGACTGACGCCGGATTGGGCGTCGGCATCCTGCCTGCTTCCACCATGACCTTGTTCCGCCATGAGGATATCATCTGGAAACAGATCGACGATGAACGCCTCACCTCCAGTATCTCCGTTATCCGGAGCAAAAATGCCTATTTATCAGCCATCGCCCGGATATTTATCGAATACCTGCAGTCTTGGTCCGAGCAGGAATGA
- a CDS encoding ABC transporter ATP-binding protein, whose product MDDKWKKKTVKKDTYRKILKYIRKHWFFVGLSLIFAAVTVALTLYIPILTGRAIDGILGPGAVDFNGVRNVLQTIVVVIILTSLAQWVMNVCNNRITYHVIRDIRRDAFAKIEILPLKYIDSHSYGEIVSRVIADVDQFADGLLMGFTQLFTGVMTIFGTLGFMLLVNVKITLVVVLITPVSLFAASFIAKRTYSMFKLQSETRGEQTALIEEAIGNQKVVQAFGHEEESQKQFDEINGRLEKCSLRATFFSSLVNPCTRFVNSLVYTGVGITGALSAIAGGISVGQLACFLTYANQYTKPFNEISGVVTELQNAVACAARIFELIEEEPQVPDRADAIELKHADGNVSLDHVRFSYSPEQKLIEDFNLNVKPGQRVAIVGPTGCGKTTVINLLMRFYDVDSGEIRVDGTEIRDMTRKSLRSSYGMVLQDTWLRNGTIRENIAMGRPDAAEEEIIEAARASHAHSFIKRLPQGYDTVIAEDGDNLSQGQKQLLCITRVMLCLPPMLILDEATSSIDTRTEIRIQKAFAKMMEGRTSFIVAHRLSTIREADIILVMKDGNIVEQGNHAGLLEKDGFYAKLYNSQFSV is encoded by the coding sequence ATGGATGACAAATGGAAAAAGAAAACCGTCAAAAAGGATACCTATCGAAAGATACTGAAATATATTCGGAAACACTGGTTTTTTGTCGGGCTGTCTCTGATCTTCGCGGCGGTGACGGTGGCTTTGACTTTATATATTCCGATTTTGACCGGCCGGGCCATTGACGGTATCCTGGGCCCTGGAGCGGTGGACTTTAACGGAGTGCGGAATGTACTGCAGACGATCGTTGTTGTGATCATTTTGACCTCGTTGGCCCAGTGGGTGATGAATGTATGCAACAACAGGATCACTTATCATGTGATCCGGGATATCCGAAGGGATGCCTTTGCCAAAATAGAGATTCTTCCGTTAAAGTATATTGACAGCCATTCCTACGGAGAAATCGTGAGCCGCGTGATCGCCGATGTGGACCAGTTTGCCGACGGACTTCTCATGGGGTTTACCCAGCTGTTCACAGGAGTCATGACAATATTCGGTACACTCGGCTTTATGTTGCTGGTGAATGTGAAGATCACGCTGGTCGTGGTGCTGATTACGCCGGTCTCTCTGTTTGCGGCCAGCTTTATCGCCAAAAGAACCTATTCTATGTTTAAACTCCAGTCAGAGACGAGAGGAGAGCAGACCGCGCTCATTGAAGAGGCGATTGGAAATCAGAAGGTTGTGCAGGCCTTTGGACATGAGGAAGAGAGCCAGAAGCAGTTTGACGAGATCAACGGCCGCCTGGAAAAATGCTCCCTTCGGGCAACTTTCTTTTCTTCTCTGGTGAACCCATGTACTCGATTTGTGAATAGTCTCGTGTACACCGGAGTCGGCATAACAGGGGCGCTGTCTGCCATAGCCGGCGGAATCAGTGTCGGACAGCTGGCCTGTTTTCTGACCTATGCCAATCAATATACGAAGCCTTTCAATGAGATATCAGGGGTGGTGACGGAGCTTCAAAATGCCGTTGCCTGCGCGGCGAGGATTTTTGAGCTTATAGAGGAGGAGCCCCAGGTTCCCGATAGAGCAGACGCCATAGAGCTGAAGCACGCAGACGGAAATGTCTCATTGGATCATGTGCGTTTTTCCTATAGCCCAGAGCAGAAGCTGATCGAGGATTTCAACCTGAATGTGAAGCCCGGACAGAGAGTGGCCATCGTGGGACCGACCGGATGCGGAAAGACCACAGTGATCAATCTTCTGATGCGTTTTTACGACGTGGACAGCGGAGAGATCCGGGTGGACGGGACGGAGATCCGGGACATGACCAGAAAGAGCCTTCGGAGCAGTTATGGCATGGTACTTCAGGATACCTGGCTGAGAAACGGCACCATACGGGAGAATATCGCAATGGGCCGGCCGGACGCTGCAGAGGAGGAGATCATAGAAGCAGCCAGGGCGTCTCATGCCCACAGTTTCATAAAGCGTTTGCCTCAGGGCTATGATACTGTGATCGCTGAGGACGGCGATAACCTGTCCCAGGGACAGAAACAGCTCCTCTGCATTACGAGAGTCATGCTCTGCCTGCCTCCGATGCTGATTCTGGATGAGGCCACCTCTTCCATAGATACCCGGACAGAGATCCGGATACAGAAGGCCTTTGCCAAGATGATGGAGGGAAGGACCAGCTTCATCGTGGCCCACAGGCTCTCTACGATCCGGGAGGCGGATATCATACTGGTGATGAAGGACGGGAATATAGTAGAGCAGGGAAACCACGCCGGCCTGCTGGAGAAAGATGGGTTCTATGCGAAGCTGTATAACAGCCAGTTCTCGGTGTGA
- a CDS encoding helix-turn-helix domain-containing protein, whose protein sequence is MLSENIKAIRKSKGLSQEEFAVKLNVVRQTISKWENGLSVPDSDMLISISEVLETSVSVLLGEPVIEQESDDLKAISEKLEVINLQLTQRKETRRKVLHWSFMALSTLLAVTFVLLFFSNSVYLNWDYGNSETAVMGVGIHIFEWLFIRIAPAALLAGIIGALLTRSRR, encoded by the coding sequence ATGTTAAGCGAAAATATTAAGGCAATCAGAAAATCAAAGGGGCTTTCACAAGAAGAGTTTGCAGTCAAATTAAATGTTGTCCGACAAACTATATCAAAGTGGGAAAATGGATTATCTGTTCCTGATTCAGATATGCTCATCTCCATTTCGGAAGTCCTTGAAACCTCGGTTAGTGTATTACTTGGCGAACCGGTTATTGAGCAAGAATCAGATGATTTAAAAGCGATTTCAGAAAAGCTTGAAGTTATCAATTTGCAGCTTACACAAAGGAAGGAAACTAGACGAAAGGTCTTGCATTGGTCCTTTATGGCATTGAGTACATTATTGGCAGTGACTTTTGTGCTTTTATTTTTCTCAAATAGTGTTTATCTAAATTGGGATTACGGCAATTCAGAAACCGCGGTTATGGGAGTTGGAATTCATATCTTTGAGTGGCTGTTTATTAGAATCGCACCAGCCGCGCTTTTAGCTGGAATCATCGGAGCTCTTTTGACTCGAAGCAGAAGATAG
- a CDS encoding TetR-like C-terminal domain-containing protein — MPPKQKYTKEEMIAAAVEIIRRNGRDGLTARGLGEELGSSSRPVFTIFQNMEEVYQETVDAVKGIYNRYIQEGLSKEAAFEGVGIQYIRFAREEPNLFKLLFMTGREVSPRLPDVLSAIDENSGRILEAVKEEYGMDEENSRRLYQCLWIFTHGIATLCANGVCRFTEPEIGGMLTDICEGMLIKLGGVRRRKDD, encoded by the coding sequence ATGCCGCCGAAACAGAAGTATACGAAAGAAGAGATGATCGCGGCCGCAGTGGAGATCATCAGGAGAAACGGCAGAGACGGTCTGACAGCCAGAGGCCTGGGAGAGGAACTGGGCAGCTCTTCCAGGCCGGTCTTTACTATATTCCAGAATATGGAAGAAGTATATCAGGAGACAGTGGATGCGGTAAAGGGTATCTATAACAGATACATTCAGGAAGGATTATCGAAAGAAGCCGCTTTTGAAGGAGTGGGGATACAGTACATACGCTTTGCCAGGGAGGAACCGAATCTGTTTAAACTACTGTTCATGACAGGGAGAGAAGTCTCTCCGCGATTGCCGGATGTCCTGTCCGCCATCGATGAAAACAGCGGCCGAATCTTGGAAGCTGTAAAGGAAGAATACGGCATGGACGAGGAGAATTCTCGGAGACTCTATCAGTGCCTGTGGATTTTCACCCATGGGATCGCCACCTTGTGTGCGAATGGAGTATGCCGTTTTACAGAACCCGAGATAGGGGGAATGCTGACGGATATATGCGAAGGAATGTTGATAAAGCTGGGAGGCGTCAGGAGGAGAAAAGATGATTGA
- a CDS encoding C40 family peptidase, with protein sequence MSRTRKLIAAGCLCAAMTIGSTAYAMPGATSLVTVTPKTTAAASSNITEEKHDIKETGAVAGGAAALTVASKVSVATGTSGNGAGSADQGQNSQNIKDTSDTSQSQPAEITANTADQPGTEAAPETAPAKDPSPYADVAVSKVGDDEDYVNIRDAASTEGEIVGKIYNNSAATIEETVEAEDGTWYKIHSGSVDGYIKADYFVTGDEAEALAIQIGKMFGYVEEGGLRVRTEPNTESEVITKLYSGETYTVLEEADGFVKLSLGDDENGEAITGYVSEQFVDVYVKFDKAISLEEEKAKIEEEKQRAAEAQAAEEAAKKAEAAEAQSSTRSAVVAYAKQFIGNPYVWGGSSLTNGTDCSGFTKGVMAHFGVSISRTSRSQAGDGYQVSINSVEPGDLIFYASGGSIYHVAIYIGGGKIVHAIDEAHGIGISSMYFTTPYCAVDVLG encoded by the coding sequence ATGAGCAGAACAAGGAAGTTGATCGCGGCGGGGTGCCTGTGCGCTGCCATGACTATAGGCAGTACAGCATATGCGATGCCCGGTGCGACAAGCCTGGTGACGGTTACGCCGAAGACGACGGCTGCCGCCTCCTCAAATATAACGGAAGAGAAACATGATATCAAAGAGACAGGAGCGGTTGCAGGCGGAGCCGCGGCGCTGACCGTGGCTTCTAAAGTGAGCGTAGCTACCGGGACATCCGGTAATGGCGCTGGTTCTGCGGATCAAGGACAAAATTCTCAGAATATAAAGGATACATCAGATACATCTCAGAGCCAGCCGGCGGAGATTACGGCAAACACAGCGGATCAGCCTGGCACAGAGGCAGCGCCCGAGACAGCTCCCGCCAAAGATCCTTCTCCTTATGCAGACGTGGCCGTTTCGAAGGTGGGGGATGACGAGGACTATGTGAATATCCGTGATGCCGCCAGCACAGAAGGTGAGATAGTAGGAAAGATTTACAACAACAGCGCGGCTACGATTGAAGAGACAGTAGAGGCGGAAGACGGAACCTGGTACAAGATTCACTCTGGCTCTGTGGACGGTTATATCAAGGCAGATTACTTTGTGACAGGCGATGAAGCGGAAGCTTTGGCGATTCAGATCGGAAAGATGTTCGGATATGTGGAAGAAGGCGGCCTGAGGGTTCGAACGGAGCCGAACACGGAGAGCGAAGTGATCACCAAGCTTTACAGTGGTGAGACTTATACTGTTCTGGAAGAGGCGGACGGTTTTGTGAAGCTGTCACTGGGAGATGATGAAAACGGTGAGGCGATCACAGGATATGTGTCGGAACAGTTTGTAGATGTCTATGTAAAGTTTGACAAGGCCATTTCTTTAGAAGAAGAGAAGGCCAAGATTGAAGAAGAGAAGCAGCGCGCGGCTGAAGCGCAGGCAGCAGAAGAAGCGGCCAAGAAGGCAGAAGCGGCAGAGGCACAGTCTTCTACCAGAAGCGCTGTGGTGGCATATGCGAAGCAGTTTATCGGAAATCCCTATGTATGGGGCGGCTCCAGCCTGACAAATGGTACTGACTGCTCTGGTTTCACAAAGGGAGTTATGGCTCACTTTGGGGTATCCATATCCAGGACCTCCAGGTCCCAGGCGGGAGACGGATATCAGGTTTCCATCAACAGTGTGGAGCCTGGCGATTTGATTTTCTACGCCAGCGGCGGAAGTATCTACCATGTGGCAATCTATATCGGAGGCGGAAAGATTGTCCATGCCATAGATGAAGCGCATGGAATCGGTATTTCCTCCATGTATTTCACGACACCGTACTGCGCGGTGGACGTGCTCGGATGA
- a CDS encoding ABC transporter ATP-binding protein, which produces MIEISEVRKSYGNGKSSFMALRGISLKIENGTFTVILGPSGSGKSTLLNVASGLERPDSGSVRYGETDISALGDKQLTKFRKENVGFIFQQYYLLPNLDVDRNVKMGANLAGNKEYSHIIEAVGLGGKEKKYPDELSGGEQQRVSIARALAKNPKVLYLDEPTGALDEETGRLVLDYIDRLQRRLRFTVVMVTHNVNIAEMADTVIRMNSGKIVESYTGQARRTAYEIGW; this is translated from the coding sequence ATGATTGAGATCAGCGAAGTCAGAAAGTCCTATGGAAACGGTAAAAGCTCTTTTATGGCGCTTCGCGGCATATCCCTGAAGATTGAGAATGGGACGTTTACAGTCATTTTGGGCCCTTCCGGTTCTGGAAAATCTACGCTTCTGAACGTGGCCTCCGGCCTGGAACGCCCTGACAGCGGGAGCGTCCGTTATGGCGAGACGGATATCAGCGCTTTGGGAGATAAGCAGCTTACAAAGTTCCGGAAAGAAAACGTAGGTTTTATTTTTCAGCAGTATTATCTGCTGCCGAATCTGGATGTGGACCGGAATGTGAAGATGGGCGCCAATCTGGCCGGAAATAAAGAATACAGTCATATCATTGAAGCCGTTGGATTGGGAGGGAAGGAAAAAAAATATCCGGATGAGCTGAGCGGAGGAGAACAGCAGCGGGTGTCTATAGCCAGAGCTCTGGCAAAGAATCCGAAAGTGCTGTATCTGGATGAACCGACAGGAGCGCTGGATGAAGAAACAGGAAGGCTTGTTCTGGATTATATTGACCGGCTTCAGCGGCGGCTTCGATTTACGGTTGTCATGGTCACGCATAACGTCAATATAGCGGAGATGGCGGATACGGTCATCCGGATGAACAGCGGAAAGATCGTGGAAAGCTACACAGGCCAGGCGCGCAGGACCGCCTACGAGATAGGATGGTGA